One Piscinibacter lacus genomic window, CAGCACATCACATGCCACCACGGGGCCCACGCCGCTTCGGCAGCCCTTGGGCCCATGCGACCCGGCCCTGGCCACCCAGCCAGGTCGCAGGCTTGCAAGCGGTTGACGCCCCGGTCCCGGGCCGCCGCAAGGCCGGCTTGGGACCGGGAGGGCGCTGCTAGAGTGCCGGCTCCCTCACGCGCCCGAATGGGCGCCCGAGACGGCCCGTCCCCAACCCAGCCTGCCGTGACCTCTACGCCCCCCTCGTCTGCTGGCGCCCTGCACATCCTGCTTGCGGAGGACGATCCGGCCGTGGCCGACACCACCTCCCGCGCGCTGCGCTCCCAGGGCTGGTCGGTGGACACCACCGCGCGCGGCGAGCCAGTGCCGGCCTCGCTCAAGTCCGACCCCTACGACCTGCTGATCCTCGACATCGGCCTGGCCGGCATCGACGGTTTCGAGACCCTGCGCCGGGTGCGCGAGGCCGGCATCGAGACCCCGGTGCTGGTGCTGACCGCCCGCGATGCCATCGAGGACCGCGTGCACGGCCTGGAGACCGGCGCCGACGACTACATGGTCAAGCCCTTCTCGCTGGCCGAGCTGGTGGCGCGCGTGCGTGTGCTGACCCGCCGCCACCGCAGCCGCCGCGACAGCGAGCTGACCATGGGCTCGCTGCGCATGGACCTGGTCGCCCAGCGCGCCTGGATCGGCAGCCAGCCGGTCGAGCTGTCGGTGCGCGAATGGGCGGTGCTCGAGTACCTGCTCGGCCGCGTCGGCCACGTGGTCGCGAAGGAGCAGATCCTTCAGTCGATCAGCGGCTGGGGCGAGCAGCTCTCCGAGAACGCCGTCGAGGTCTATGTCTCGCGCCTGCGGCCGAAGATCGAGCCGGCCGGCCTGCGCATCCGCGCCGTGCGCGGCTTCGGCTACCTCGTCGAGGAACAGCCCGAGCTGTTGCCGCCGCTGACCTGATCGCGCCTGCGGGCCGCCGGGCATCCCGCGCGACCCCGCCCGCCTGCCATGTCGCTCAGCCTGCGCGCCCGATTGCTGCTTGGCACCCTGACCCTCACGGCCATGGTGGTGCCGCTGCGGGTGATCATCGACCTGCGCGCCGGCACCCATGCCAGCGAAAGCGCGGCGGATGCCGCCCTGGTCGATCTCGGCCGGGCCCTGGCCGCCATCGTGCCGATGGCGGATGCGCCGCCCCCTGCCAGCGAACCGGGCAGCAGCCAGGCCTTCGAGCGCCTGCTGCGCTCGCACAGCCCCGAGCGCATCTGGTGGGCCTTGAGCGACGCGCAGTCGCGCTGGATGCAGGGCGATGTCGCCATCCGCAGCCTGCGCCTGCCGGGGCCCTGGCCGCCCGAGGCGCCGCGCTGGGGCGATGCCATGCTGGATGGCCAGACCCTGCGCCTGGCCGAGCTGCCGGTCGACTGCATGCAGGCCCAGCCCTGCGTCCTGCGTCTGGCGCAGACCACCCAGCGCCGCCATGCCGCCCGGCGCGAGGCCCTGCACGTCGCGCTCATCCAGGGCCTGGCCACGGCCGTGCTGCTGGGGGGCGGCCTGATCGCCGTCATCGCCTGGACGCTGCGGCCCCTGCGCCGCCTGCGCGCCGACCTGGCGCTGCGCCCCCTGCATGCGCCCCAGCCGGTCGACCGCGAAGGCCTGCCCGACGAGCTCAACCCCCTGCTCGACGGGGTCGACCAGCTCATGCAGCGCGCCGCCGCCGAGCATGAGCGCCAGCGCCACTTCATCGCCGACGCCGCCCACCAGCTTCGCACCCCGCTGACCGCCCTGCGCACCGAGGCCGAGCTGGCCCTGCTCGCCGCTCCCCGGGACCAGGAGGCCGGCGGCGGCCTGGTGCGCCTGCACCGCTCCGCCCTGCGTGCCGCGCGCCTGGCCGACCAGCTCCTGCTGCTGGCCCGCACCGAGGCCAGCCAGGGCGAGCCCGGCGGCGACGAACGCTTCGACCTTCGCGCCGTCGTCCACGATGCCGCGCGCGACTGGGTGCCGCGCGCCCTCGAACGCCATGCCGACCTCGGCTTCCACCTGGAGGAGGCGCAGGTGCTGGGCCGGGCCTACCAGGTGCGCGAGCTGCTCGCCAACCTCATCCACAACGCGCTGGAATACGCCCAGCCCGCCGACGGCTCGCCGCTGCGCATCACCGTGCGCTGCATGGCCCTGGCCGCGCTCGGGGAGCCCGCGCGCGAGGCCCTTCTGGAGGTCGAGGACAACGGCCCCGGCATCCCGCCGGAGCAGCGCGAACAGGTGCTCGAACGCTTCTTCCGCGCACCGGGCGCGCCGGGCTCGGGCAGCGGCCTGGGCCTGGCCATCGTGCGCGACATCGCCCAGGCCCACCATGCCCGCCTCATCCTCAAGGACGGCGAGGGCGGCCGGGGCCTGTGCGTGCGCCTGATCTTCCCGCTGGCCCGGCCCGAGTGAGGGCGTGAGGGCCGCCGCCGGGCCGCCGCGGCGCCCGGCCCGCGGGTTCAGACGTTGAACAGGAAGTTCATCACATCGCCATCCTTGACGATGTAGTCCTTGCCTTCGGCGCGCATCTTGCCGGCGTCCTTCGCGCCCTGCTCGCCCTGGAAGGCGAGGTAGTCGTCAAAGGCAATGGTCTGGGCACGGATGAAGCCGCGCTCGAAGTCGGTGTGGATCACGCCGGCCGCTTGCGGCGCGGTCGCGCCGATGGCCACCGTCCAGGCCCGCACTTCCTTCACCCCGGCGGTGAAGTAGGTCTGCAAGCCCAGCAGCTTGAAGGCGGCGCGGATCAGGCGGTTCAGGCCCGGCTCGTCCTGGCCCATCTCGGCCAGGAAGATGGCGCGGTCCTCGTCTTCCATGCCGGCCAGCTCGGCTTCGGTCTTGGCGCAGATCGCCACCACCGGCGCGTTCTGCTTCTCGGCATAGGCCTTGAGGCGGTCGAGGAAGGGGTTGTTCTCGAAGCCGGTCTCGCTGACGTTGCCGACGAACATCGCCGGCTTGGCCGTGATCAGGCACAGCGGCTTGAGGATGACGCGCTCTTCCTTGCTGAAGTCGATCGAGCGCACCGGCTGTGCCTCGTTCAGCGCGGCCTGGCATTTCTCCAGCACCTTCACCAGGGCGGCGGCTTCCTTGTCGTTGCCGCTGCGGGCGGCCTTCACATAGCGGTGCAGGCTCTTCTCGACCGTGCCGAGGTCGGCCAGGCACAGCTCGGTCTGGATCACCTCGATGTCGGCGATCGGGTCGACCTTGCCGGCCACGTGGATGACGTTGTCGTCCTCGAAGCAACGCACCACGTTCACGATCGCATCGGTCTCGCGGATGTGGCTGAGGAACTGGTTGCCCAGGCCCTCGCCCTGGCTGGCCCCGGCGACCAGGCCGGCGATGTCGACGAACTCGACGATGGCCGGGACGATCCGCTCGGGCTTGACGATGCCGGCCAACGCTTGCAGGCGCGGGTCGGGCAGCTCGACCACGCCGACATTGGGCTCGATGGTGCAGAAGGGGTAGTTTTCGGCCGCGATGCCCGCCTGGGTCAGGGCGTTGAAGAGGGTGGACTTGCCGACGTTGGGCAGTCCCACGATGCCGCACTGGAGGCTCATGGCCGTGTACCTGTCACAGGTGAATGCAAAACATTGATTTTAGGGACCGGCCCGGCACAGGCCGGTGCTAGCCTGTGCCGCGTGTCGGCAGGCCGGGCTGCCCGACGCTGGACAGTGCCCGGACGGAGGATGTGCGGCCGTGGATGCAGTCGCCCAGCAAGCCCTGATCACGGGCACGGCCCCGGCGGGCCTGAACCGGCTGCTGCCGGCGCTGCAGGCCATGCCAGATCTGCTGCCGCCGCTGCTGGTCTTCCTGCTCATCGCGCTGCTGCTGGACCTGCACCGCCGGCTGCGGCAGGACCCCTCCCTGCGCCGCTGGCCCTGGGGCCTGGGCGTGGTGCTGGCCGTGGTGCCGGGCGTGCTGGCGCTCAGCCGGCCGGCGGCGGCCTGGGACGAGGCCCTGCTGCTGGGTGCGCTCAGCGCGGCCCTGCTGGTCGCGCTGTGGCTGGGCAGCACGGTGGCCGACCTGCGCCAGACCCGCGCCCGCCTGCGCCAGGCCAATGCCGAGCTGGAGGCGCGTGTCCGCGAACGCACCCGCGCGCTGGAAACCGCCCGCGACCTGGCCGAGGCCGCCTCCAGCGCCAAGAGCCGCTTCCTCGCCACGATGACGCATGAGCTGCGCACGCCGCTGAATGCCGTGCTCGGCGCGACCGAGCTGCTGGCCGAGCGGCCGCAGCTTCACGGCACCGACCGGCGCCTGCTGGAATCGGCCCACGACAGCGGCCGCCACTTGCTGGCCATGATCGAGAACGTGCTCGATCTCTCCCGCATCGAGGCCGGCCAGATGCCGGTCGTCCCCGCGCCTTTCTCGCTGGCCGAATGCGTGCACGGCGCGCTGGAGGCCGTGCGCCTGGCCGCCGAGCGCAAGGGCCTGCTGCTGGAGCTTCAGGGCGGCGGCAGCCTGACGGACTGGCGCCTGGGCGACGCCCTGTTGATCAAGCGCGTGCTGATCAACCTGCTGGGCAATGCGGTGAAGTTCACCGCCCGCGGCAGCGTCATCCTCAGCCTGGCCGAGGATGCGCCCGGCAGCCTGCGCATCGAGGTGCGCGATACCGGCATCGGCATCCCGGCTGCCGCCCTGCAGCGCATCTTCGAACCCTTCCGCCAGGCCGACGACACCACCACCCGGCGCCACGGCGGCTCGGGCCTGGGCCTGGCCATCACCCGCGAGCTGCTGACCGCCCTGGGCGGCAGCATCGAGCTCGACAGCGTCGAGGGCCTGGGCACCACCATGACCGTGCGTCTGCCCCTGCCCGCCTGCGAGGACGTGCGGCCCAGCGAGCTGGCCGCCTGGCGCGACCGCCTGGCCGAGCTGCGCCCGCCGGAGCCGGCCGACACGCTGCCGCCCGAGCTGCTCGACACCGCCCTGGCCGGCCGCGAGCCGGCCAGCCTCCCGCCCGAGCCACCGCGGCCGCCGCGGCCCGAGTTGCGCCCGCTCGCAGCCGCTGACCCGCAGCCGGCGCCGGCGCTCGAATCTGCCGCGGGGCCGGCCGCCACGGCCGATGCCCTTGCAGCGCCCACGCCGGGCGCGGCCCCGGCCTCGCCCGCCACCGAGGCCCTCACCCCACCGGCCGCGGCCTGGGCGCGCCGCCTGCTCGTCGTCGAGGACGACATGGTCAACCAGCTCATCGCCACCCAGATGCTGGCCGCCGACGGCTGGCAGGTCGACATTGCCGAGCACGGCGGCGAAGCCCTGGCCCGCCTGCGCGAACGGCCCTATGCCCTGGTGCTGATGGACTGGCAAATGCCAGTGATGGACGGGCTGGAAGCCACCCGGCGCCTGCGCGCGGGGGAATCCGGCATCGCGGTGGCCGCGCTGCCGGTGATCGGCGTGACCGCCAATGCCCATGCCGATGACCGCCAGGCCTGCCTGGCCGCCGGCATGAACGAGGTCGTCACCAAGCCACTGAGCCTGCCGGTGCTGCGCGCCGTCGTGCGGCAGTGGGCGCAGGTGCCGGCGTCGGCCTGAGCAGCCGCAAGCGGCCGGCCCGCCGGCTTCAGCGGCCGAGCAGGCCCTTCAGCGCATCCTTGACCTTGTCCTTGGGCTGGGCCGGCGGGGCCGAGGCGCCGTCGGCCGGCGCCGCCGCGCCCTTGCCGCCGAGCAGGCGGTCGACCAGGGCCGCACCGCCGCCCGAGGCACCGGCCGCGCCCAGGGCCTGGCGCTTGAGCAGCTCCTTGCCGACCTCGGACCAGCGGATGCGCCAGCTCACCGCGCTGAAGGGGCCTTCGAGCTTGACCGGCACGGTCAGGCCCTTGAGCGCGGCCATCTCCGGCCCGTCCTGGCCCTGCGGCGTGCCCGTCACCGTGGCCCGCGCCACGTAATCGACCCGGCTTGCGCCGAGGTCGACCAGGCCTTCGCCGCTCAATCGCAGGAAGGGGCTCTTGGCGCTGAGGTCCTTGCTGCGGGCCACGCCCTCGCGGATGTCGAAGCTCAGGCTGACCTCGGAGAAATCGGTCTTCTCGCTGGCCTGGCTGGCCTGCTTGGCATCGCCGCCGGCGATCGCGCCGCGCCAGTCGCGCAAGGTCTTGGCCAGGTTGATGCCGCGCACGGCGCCATCGCGCATCTGCAGGGCCAGCGTGCCGCCCAGGGCCTGCTTCAGCGCGCCGACGGTCGGGCCGCGGCTGGCCAGCCGGGTGCTGAGCTTGCCGCGGCCTTCGAGTTTGTCGAAGCCGGCCAGCGCGCCCAGCATCGCGTTCAGGTCGACCTCGTTGGCATCCAGCCCCAGGGCCAGGGCGCCGCTGCCGGCATCGGCCTGGGCCGTGGCCTGGAAGCGACCGCCCCAGGCGCGGCCGTCGAGCTGGCTCAGGTCGAGCTTGCCGTCCTTCAGGCGGGCGGCCACCTCGGCTTGTTCGATGCGGTGCGGCGGCAGGATCAGGGTGCCGGCGCGCAGCTTCAGCGTCGCGTCCACCGCCTTCAGTGGCGAGAGATCGACTTTCTGCGCATCGGCCGCGGCGGTGCCCTCGGCGCTGGCCGGGGCCGGGGCCGAGGCCGCCGCCGTAGGAGCCGGCGGCAGGAAGCTGCTGAGGTCGAGCGTGCCGAAGCTGGCCTGCACGCCCAGGCGCGGCACGCCGCTGCCCAGCACGGCCTCCAACGTGGTGTCGAAGGCCTGGCCGTTCAGCGTGCCCTTGAGCTGGGCCTCAGCCTGCTGCCGGGCCGGCGCGCCGGCCGGCTGTTGCAGGCTCAGGCGGCCCTGGGCCAGCAGGGCCAGGGGCGGCAGGGCCGGGTCCTTCAAATCCAGTTGCAGCTTCAGCGGCGCCAGGTTCAGGGCCAGCGGCTGCGGCGCCAGGCTCAGGTCGGCCTCCAGTTGTGCGGCGATCTGGCGGCTGCCTTCGCTGCCGCTGAGCGCCAGCTTGAGGCCGGGCACGACGATCTTCTCGAAACGCCCGCTCGGTGCCTGCGAGCTGAGCTGCATTTGCAATTCGCGCGAGCCGCCCGCCACCGGCCCGGCCAGCCGCGCGCTGCCGCTGAGCGGGCTGCCCGACAGGCCCTGGCCTTCGACCGACAGCGCCGGCCAGTCGAGCTGGGCGACCAGTTGCTGCGCCGCCTCGGCCGGGCCGAGGGCGGCCTTCAGCTCCAGCGCCAGCCGGGCCAGCTCGATGCGCTGGCTGGCCGGCTTGAAGCCCAGGCGCTCGACGGCCAGGCGCAGGGTCTCGATCTTGGCGCCGGCCGGGCGGGCGGCCAGTTGCAGTTGCAGGCCGCGGGCCTCCAGGGCCTGCTGGGCGCCGTCCCAGTCGAGCGCACCGGCCAGTTGGGCGTCGATGGCCTGCACGCCCAGGGCGCTGCCCTTCAGGCCGAGCTTCATGCCTTCGATGGCCAGGCTGGGCGGCTGGTCGGCCGGCAGGCGGAAGGTCAGCGTGCCGTCCAGGCTCAGCGCGGCATCGACCGGCGGCTCGGCCAGCTTGGCTTGCAGGCGCAGTTCGATGGGCGTGGCCTCGCCCTCGGCCAGGCGGCCGCTGCGCAGGCGTTCGATCTGCACCTGGCCGTCCAGCTTGGCCGGCACGTCCTGCACGGTCAGGCGCAGGTCGTCGAAGGCCAGGCCGTCGACCGAGAAGGCCAGGGGCTTGCCGGGGGCGGCCGGGTCCTCAGCGGCGGCGGCGTCCTGCCGGCTCAGAGCGATCAGGTCGTCGATGTTGCGGCGGCCCTGGGCGTCGCGGCGTAGGGTCATCTGCACGCCGCGGGCGCTGACGGCCTCCACCTCCAGCCGCTGCGCGCTCAGCAGCGGCAGCACGCGCACGGCCAGCCGGGCTTCGTCGACGCGCAGGAATTCGTCGGGCTTGCCGGCCTCGCTCAGGTGCAGGCCCTGCAAGGTGACGGCGACCTTGGGCCACAGGGCCAGGCCGACCGGGCCGTCGAGCTTGAGCGTGCGCTCGGTGCGCTCGGCCACTTGCGCTTCCAGCAGCTTGCGGATGTCGTCGCCGTCGAAGCGGGCCACGAGCACGCCGGCGGCCAGCACCAGCAGGGCGAGCAGGGCGGCAAGGGCGATCAGCAGGCGCTGGATCCAGGTCGGCATGGTGGGGTGCAGCTTGCGGGGCAGGGGGAAGAGGGCCGCTTCATGGTAGCGCCGCAGGGGCAGGCCGGGTCTTCCTAGAATGTCCCGGATGAAGCCCCTCAGCGCCCCGGAACCGGCCGTGTGCATCCAGGGCCGCGGCGCGGTCGGCATGGCCCTGGCCCTGGCCCTGGCCCGGCAGGGCCTGGCGGTGGCCTGGGCCGCCGGCCCGGCGCGGCCGGCCAGCACCCGGCCCGATCCGCGCACCTATGCGCTCAATGCCGCCTCGCGCCGCCTGCTGCAGGCCCTGCGGGTGTGGGATGCCCTGGCCGAGCAGCCCGGCGCCATCACCCCGGTGCGCGAGATGGCGGTGCAGGGCGACCGCGGCGGCCAGCTCGCCTTCAGCGCCTGGCAGCAGCGGCTGGAGGCCCTGGCCTGGATCGTCGATGCCGCTGCGCTCGACCGTGCCCTGGCCACCGCGCTGCGCTACGCCCCGCATGTGCAGGCTGTCGAGCATGCCTGTGCCGCGCCGCTGCAGGCCTTGTGCGAAGGCCGCGACGGCGAGACCGCCGCCCGCTGGGGCGCGCGCTTCCAGCGCAGCGACTACGGTCAGGCTGCGCTTGCCACCCGCTTGCAGGCCGACCGCCCGCACCGCGGCCGGGCCTGGCAGGCCCTGGCCTCGCCCGAGGTGTTGGCCCTGCTGCCCTTCGATGGCGCCGCCGGCCCGGCGGCGGCCGGCTACGGCCTGGTCTGGTCGCTGCCGCAGGCCCGGGCCGAGGCCTTGCGGGAGGCGCCGGCCGAGGCGCTGGAAGCCGAGCTTCAGGCCGCCACCGGCGGCGTGGCCGGCACCCTGCGCCTGGCCGACCCCGACCCGGCCGCCCGCGCCTGCTGGCCGTTGCGCCTGGTGCGGGCCGAGCGCTGGCACGGCCCGGTGCCCGAGGCTGCGCTGCATCCGGCCGGCCCGCGCGCCCCGGGCGTCGATCCGGCCTCCTGGCTGCTGCTGGGCGATGCCGCGCATGTCGTGCATCCCCTGGCCGGCCAGGGCCTGAACCTGGGCCTGGCCGATGTCGCCGCCCTGGCGGCCGTGCTCGGCGAAGCCCGCGTCCGCGAGGCCTGGCGCGCGCCCAACGATCCGCGCCTGCTCGATCGCTATGCCCGCCGCCGCGCCGGCCCCACCGCGGCCATGGCCCAGGCCACCGATGGGCTGTGGCAGCTTTTCGCGCCCGCGCAGCCGCTGCTCGCCGGCTTGCGCAACCTCGGCCTGGGTCTGGTCGACCACCTGCCGCCGGCCAAGCGCTGGCTTGCCGCCCAGGCCCTGGGCGGCTGAACTTTGCGAGGCCGGGCCGGGTCTGCCCGGCGCGTCCTGCAGCGCCTTCCCCCTCCTTCTTTTCGATCGGATCGTCCGCCATGCCCGCTTTGCCGCCCTTCCTGATGCGCCGCCCCCTCGCGGCGGCCCTGCTCGCGGCCGCGGGCCTGCTGGCGGCTGCCAGCCTGATGCCCCCGCCGGCCCACGCCCAGGCCCAGGCGGCCGCGGCGGTCGACCCCGAAGTCGACAAGCGCATCCGCAAGGTGCTGGCCGAGCGCCTGCCCAACCTGCCGCGCATCGACGAGATCCGTGCCACGCCCATCGCCGGCCTCTATGAGCTGCGCATCGGCAGCGACCTGGTCTACGGTGATGCCAGCGGCCAGTACCTGGTGCAGGGCCAGATCATCGAGACGGCCAACCGCCGCAACCTGACCGAGGAGCGCATCAACAAGCTCACGGCGATCGATTTCGCCAGCCTGCCGCTGAAGGACGCAATCGTCTGGAAGACCGGCACCGGCAAGCGCCGCATCGCCGTCTTCAGCGACCCGAACTGCGGCTACTGCAAGCGTTTCGAGGCCGAGCTGAGCAAGGCCAAGGACCTGACTGTCTACACCTTCCTGATGCCCATCCTCAGCGAGGACTCGGCCGCCAAGTCCAAGGCCATCTGGTGCGCCAAGGACAGCACTGCAAGCTGGCGCGGCTGGATGCTCGACGGCATGAACCCGGCCAAGGCCGCGGCCGACTGCGCGAACCCCATCGAGCGCAACCTCGAACTGGGCCGCAAGCTCAAGGTCAACGGCACGCCGGCCATCGTCTTCGAGGACGGCAGCCGGGTGCCGGGCAT contains:
- a CDS encoding response regulator transcription factor, with the translated sequence MTSTPPSSAGALHILLAEDDPAVADTTSRALRSQGWSVDTTARGEPVPASLKSDPYDLLILDIGLAGIDGFETLRRVREAGIETPVLVLTARDAIEDRVHGLETGADDYMVKPFSLAELVARVRVLTRRHRSRRDSELTMGSLRMDLVAQRAWIGSQPVELSVREWAVLEYLLGRVGHVVAKEQILQSISGWGEQLSENAVEVYVSRLRPKIEPAGLRIRAVRGFGYLVEEQPELLPPLT
- a CDS encoding sensor histidine kinase yields the protein MSLSLRARLLLGTLTLTAMVVPLRVIIDLRAGTHASESAADAALVDLGRALAAIVPMADAPPPASEPGSSQAFERLLRSHSPERIWWALSDAQSRWMQGDVAIRSLRLPGPWPPEAPRWGDAMLDGQTLRLAELPVDCMQAQPCVLRLAQTTQRRHAARREALHVALIQGLATAVLLGGGLIAVIAWTLRPLRRLRADLALRPLHAPQPVDREGLPDELNPLLDGVDQLMQRAAAEHERQRHFIADAAHQLRTPLTALRTEAELALLAAPRDQEAGGGLVRLHRSALRAARLADQLLLLARTEASQGEPGGDERFDLRAVVHDAARDWVPRALERHADLGFHLEEAQVLGRAYQVRELLANLIHNALEYAQPADGSPLRITVRCMALAALGEPAREALLEVEDNGPGIPPEQREQVLERFFRAPGAPGSGSGLGLAIVRDIAQAHHARLILKDGEGGRGLCVRLIFPLARPE
- the ychF gene encoding redox-regulated ATPase YchF, with the translated sequence MSLQCGIVGLPNVGKSTLFNALTQAGIAAENYPFCTIEPNVGVVELPDPRLQALAGIVKPERIVPAIVEFVDIAGLVAGASQGEGLGNQFLSHIRETDAIVNVVRCFEDDNVIHVAGKVDPIADIEVIQTELCLADLGTVEKSLHRYVKAARSGNDKEAAALVKVLEKCQAALNEAQPVRSIDFSKEERVILKPLCLITAKPAMFVGNVSETGFENNPFLDRLKAYAEKQNAPVVAICAKTEAELAGMEDEDRAIFLAEMGQDEPGLNRLIRAAFKLLGLQTYFTAGVKEVRAWTVAIGATAPQAAGVIHTDFERGFIRAQTIAFDDYLAFQGEQGAKDAGKMRAEGKDYIVKDGDVMNFLFNV
- a CDS encoding ATP-binding protein, with product MDAVAQQALITGTAPAGLNRLLPALQAMPDLLPPLLVFLLIALLLDLHRRLRQDPSLRRWPWGLGVVLAVVPGVLALSRPAAAWDEALLLGALSAALLVALWLGSTVADLRQTRARLRQANAELEARVRERTRALETARDLAEAASSAKSRFLATMTHELRTPLNAVLGATELLAERPQLHGTDRRLLESAHDSGRHLLAMIENVLDLSRIEAGQMPVVPAPFSLAECVHGALEAVRLAAERKGLLLELQGGGSLTDWRLGDALLIKRVLINLLGNAVKFTARGSVILSLAEDAPGSLRIEVRDTGIGIPAAALQRIFEPFRQADDTTTRRHGGSGLGLAITRELLTALGGSIELDSVEGLGTTMTVRLPLPACEDVRPSELAAWRDRLAELRPPEPADTLPPELLDTALAGREPASLPPEPPRPPRPELRPLAAADPQPAPALESAAGPAATADALAAPTPGAAPASPATEALTPPAAAWARRLLVVEDDMVNQLIATQMLAADGWQVDIAEHGGEALARLRERPYALVLMDWQMPVMDGLEATRRLRAGESGIAVAALPVIGVTANAHADDRQACLAAGMNEVVTKPLSLPVLRAVVRQWAQVPASA
- a CDS encoding AsmA family protein, translating into MPTWIQRLLIALAALLALLVLAAGVLVARFDGDDIRKLLEAQVAERTERTLKLDGPVGLALWPKVAVTLQGLHLSEAGKPDEFLRVDEARLAVRVLPLLSAQRLEVEAVSARGVQMTLRRDAQGRRNIDDLIALSRQDAAAAEDPAAPGKPLAFSVDGLAFDDLRLTVQDVPAKLDGQVQIERLRSGRLAEGEATPIELRLQAKLAEPPVDAALSLDGTLTFRLPADQPPSLAIEGMKLGLKGSALGVQAIDAQLAGALDWDGAQQALEARGLQLQLAARPAGAKIETLRLAVERLGFKPASQRIELARLALELKAALGPAEAAQQLVAQLDWPALSVEGQGLSGSPLSGSARLAGPVAGGSRELQMQLSSQAPSGRFEKIVVPGLKLALSGSEGSRQIAAQLEADLSLAPQPLALNLAPLKLQLDLKDPALPPLALLAQGRLSLQQPAGAPARQQAEAQLKGTLNGQAFDTTLEAVLGSGVPRLGVQASFGTLDLSSFLPPAPTAAASAPAPASAEGTAAADAQKVDLSPLKAVDATLKLRAGTLILPPHRIEQAEVAARLKDGKLDLSQLDGRAWGGRFQATAQADAGSGALALGLDANEVDLNAMLGALAGFDKLEGRGKLSTRLASRGPTVGALKQALGGTLALQMRDGAVRGINLAKTLRDWRGAIAGGDAKQASQASEKTDFSEVSLSFDIREGVARSKDLSAKSPFLRLSGEGLVDLGASRVDYVARATVTGTPQGQDGPEMAALKGLTVPVKLEGPFSAVSWRIRWSEVGKELLKRQALGAAGASGGGAALVDRLLGGKGAAAPADGASAPPAQPKDKVKDALKGLLGR
- a CDS encoding FAD-dependent monooxygenase, with the protein product MKPLSAPEPAVCIQGRGAVGMALALALARQGLAVAWAAGPARPASTRPDPRTYALNAASRRLLQALRVWDALAEQPGAITPVREMAVQGDRGGQLAFSAWQQRLEALAWIVDAAALDRALATALRYAPHVQAVEHACAAPLQALCEGRDGETAARWGARFQRSDYGQAALATRLQADRPHRGRAWQALASPEVLALLPFDGAAGPAAAGYGLVWSLPQARAEALREAPAEALEAELQAATGGVAGTLRLADPDPAARACWPLRLVRAERWHGPVPEAALHPAGPRAPGVDPASWLLLGDAAHVVHPLAGQGLNLGLADVAALAAVLGEARVREAWRAPNDPRLLDRYARRRAGPTAAMAQATDGLWQLFAPAQPLLAGLRNLGLGLVDHLPPAKRWLAAQALGG
- a CDS encoding DsbC family protein, which translates into the protein MRRPLAAALLAAAGLLAAASLMPPPAHAQAQAAAAVDPEVDKRIRKVLAERLPNLPRIDEIRATPIAGLYELRIGSDLVYGDASGQYLVQGQIIETANRRNLTEERINKLTAIDFASLPLKDAIVWKTGTGKRRIAVFSDPNCGYCKRFEAELSKAKDLTVYTFLMPILSEDSAAKSKAIWCAKDSTASWRGWMLDGMNPAKAAADCANPIERNLELGRKLKVNGTPAIVFEDGSRVPGMVPAAELERRLAEVAKGG